In the genome of Candidatus Microbacterium phytovorans, one region contains:
- a CDS encoding DHA2 family efflux MFS transporter permease subunit codes for MADISSRRWFGLVFISLAVALIIVDSTIVNVAIPAVVDDLGISSTEVQWVQEAYTLVFASLLLLFGSLGDRFGRRRMLLIGVVIFAASSVFAALAPTGGLLIAARLVQGVGGAMMLPTTLSLLNATFRGRERGIAFAVWGSTIGGMAAVGPLLGGWLTTAFSWRWAFGINVPLGILIIAGVLWAVAESREPGYGRVDLVGSALSVVLFGTLVFGLIEGRTYGWWLTDTAPTVGEWTWPWALSPVPIAFAVSALALAGFLAWTVSRRRRGRSALLDLSLFRIGTFRTGNLAALVVALGEFGLILALPLWLQFVLGFDALQTGLVLLALAGGSFVASGIAGGLSGRVSPVLVVRAGLLAEIVGIAAVAAVIGPDTPWGLLLPGLFVYGIGVGLATAQLTGVILQDVPVTQSGQGSGTQSTARQVGSALGIAILGTVLFTTTAGVLGSALDDQGLPAAERDRVVAAVVDSAGGAIAGLDADPSTAPAADAAREAFSEGTRWAAFTAAGFVAVGLVATAGLGRRRERETADA; via the coding sequence ATGGCGGACATCTCCTCTCGGCGCTGGTTCGGACTCGTCTTCATCAGCCTCGCCGTGGCGCTCATCATCGTCGACTCGACCATCGTCAACGTCGCTATCCCGGCCGTGGTCGACGACCTCGGGATCTCGTCCACCGAAGTCCAGTGGGTGCAGGAGGCGTACACCCTCGTCTTCGCGTCGCTCCTCCTCCTCTTCGGAAGCCTGGGCGACCGGTTCGGCCGGCGCCGCATGCTGCTCATCGGCGTCGTGATCTTCGCGGCATCCTCGGTGTTCGCCGCGCTCGCACCGACCGGCGGGCTCCTCATCGCCGCACGTCTCGTACAGGGCGTCGGCGGCGCCATGATGCTGCCCACGACGCTCTCGCTCCTCAACGCGACCTTCCGGGGCCGCGAGCGCGGCATCGCGTTCGCGGTGTGGGGCTCGACGATCGGCGGCATGGCCGCGGTGGGGCCGCTGCTGGGCGGCTGGCTCACGACGGCGTTCTCGTGGCGCTGGGCGTTCGGCATCAACGTGCCCCTCGGCATCCTGATCATCGCGGGCGTGCTGTGGGCGGTCGCGGAGTCGCGCGAGCCGGGGTACGGCCGCGTCGACCTCGTCGGTTCGGCGCTGTCCGTCGTGCTGTTCGGCACCCTGGTCTTCGGGCTCATCGAGGGCCGCACCTACGGGTGGTGGCTCACCGACACCGCCCCGACCGTGGGCGAGTGGACCTGGCCGTGGGCGCTGTCCCCCGTGCCGATCGCCTTCGCCGTCTCGGCGCTCGCCCTCGCGGGCTTCCTCGCGTGGACGGTGTCGCGACGACGGCGCGGCCGGTCGGCGCTGCTGGACCTCTCGCTGTTCCGCATCGGCACCTTCCGCACCGGCAACCTCGCCGCCCTCGTGGTGGCCCTCGGCGAGTTCGGCCTCATCCTCGCCCTGCCCCTGTGGCTGCAGTTCGTGCTCGGCTTCGATGCGCTCCAGACGGGCCTCGTCCTCCTCGCACTCGCCGGCGGATCGTTCGTCGCGAGCGGCATCGCGGGCGGTCTCAGCGGTCGGGTCTCGCCCGTGCTCGTCGTGCGGGCCGGGCTCCTCGCCGAGATCGTCGGCATCGCCGCCGTCGCGGCCGTCATCGGGCCCGACACCCCATGGGGCCTGCTGCTTCCGGGGCTGTTCGTCTACGGCATCGGGGTGGGTCTCGCCACGGCGCAGCTGACGGGCGTGATCCTGCAGGACGTGCCGGTGACGCAGTCCGGCCAGGGGTCGGGAACGCAGTCGACGGCGCGACAGGTGGGTTCGGCGCTGGGCATCGCGATCCTCGGCACCGTGCTGTTCACGACGACGGCGGGTGTGCTCGGGTCGGCGCTGGACGACCAAGGCCTTCCCGCGGCGGAGCGGGATCGCGTCGTGGCGGCGGTCGTCGACAGCGCGGGCGGGGCGATCGCCGGACTGGATGCCGACCCGTCGACGGCTCCCGCGGCGGACGCGGCCCGGGAGGCGTTCTCGGAGGGCACCCGGTGGGCCGCCTTCACGGCGGCGGGCTTCGTGGCGGTCGGCCTGGTCGCGACGGCGGGTCTCGGTCGGCGTCGGGAGCGCGAGACCGCCGACGCCTGA
- a CDS encoding lipoate--protein ligase family protein: MHGEYKVPGGKLVVVDLEVENGRIADFHLAGDFFLEPDDALLDIDAAVTGLPVEADVATIAAAVRAALPDGAQLLGFTPESVGTAVRRALVTAAGWRDFEWEVVHEKAVSPRMNLALDEVLTTRVGDGRRRPTLRIWEWDESAVVIGSFQSLRNEVDPEGAARHGFDVVRRISGGGAMLMAAGSIVTYSLYVPASLVSGMTFADSYAFLDDWVLQALRSLGIDAVYQPLNDIASPQGKIGGAAQKRLANGGVLHHATLSYDMDGQVLTEVLRIGREKLSDKGTVSAAKRVDPLRSQTGLPREAIIERFIETFTKLYAAEPGTISAEEYAEAEALVASKFATDAWLRRVP; the protein is encoded by the coding sequence ATGCACGGTGAGTACAAGGTTCCGGGCGGCAAGCTCGTCGTCGTCGACCTCGAGGTCGAGAACGGTCGCATCGCCGACTTCCACCTCGCCGGGGACTTCTTCCTGGAGCCCGACGACGCGCTCCTCGACATCGACGCCGCCGTCACCGGACTCCCCGTCGAAGCCGACGTCGCGACGATCGCGGCCGCTGTGCGCGCCGCGCTCCCCGACGGTGCGCAGCTCCTCGGCTTCACGCCCGAGTCGGTCGGCACGGCCGTGCGCCGCGCGCTCGTCACGGCGGCGGGATGGCGCGACTTCGAGTGGGAGGTCGTGCACGAGAAGGCCGTCTCGCCCCGCATGAACCTCGCCCTCGACGAGGTGCTCACGACCCGCGTCGGCGACGGCCGCCGCCGGCCCACGCTCCGCATCTGGGAGTGGGACGAATCCGCCGTCGTCATCGGCTCGTTCCAGTCGCTGCGCAACGAGGTCGACCCCGAGGGGGCCGCCCGTCACGGCTTCGACGTCGTCCGACGCATCTCCGGCGGAGGCGCGATGCTCATGGCCGCCGGGTCGATCGTCACCTATTCGCTGTACGTACCGGCATCCCTCGTGTCGGGGATGACCTTCGCCGACTCGTACGCGTTCCTCGACGACTGGGTGTTGCAGGCGCTGCGTTCGCTGGGCATCGACGCCGTCTACCAGCCGCTCAACGACATCGCCTCGCCGCAGGGCAAGATCGGCGGCGCCGCGCAGAAGCGTCTCGCCAACGGCGGCGTGCTGCACCACGCGACGCTCTCGTACGACATGGACGGCCAGGTGCTCACCGAGGTGCTGCGCATCGGCCGCGAGAAGCTCAGCGACAAGGGCACCGTGTCGGCGGCCAAGCGCGTCGACCCGCTCCGCAGCCAGACGGGCCTGCCGCGAGAGGCGATCATCGAGCGGTTCATCGAGACCTTCACGAAGCTGTACGCCGCCGAGCCCGGCACGATCTCGGCCGAGGAGTACGCCGAGGCCGAAGCGCTCGTGGCATCCAAGTTCGCCACCGACGCGTGGCTGCGTCGCGTTCCGTGA
- the galT gene encoding galactose-1-phosphate uridylyltransferase: MPEFPTVPVRPEPLGAGVVKRSTRLADGRELIYFDDPDTTLGDERGVDTRDLGPRPETATMRQDVLTGDWVSVAAARQNRAFLPPAELDPLAPQTPTNPSEIPSRYDVAVFENKSPSFGPALADAVGDLPVAADAPRDLDDLSHLGLGRTRTSVGRCEVVCFSPDHAGSFGTQTVTRARTVIEAWADRTAALSALPGVQQVFPFENRGEAIGVTLHHPHGQIYSYPYITPRTTRLLDSIDRTAPDLFQRILEFEQEGPRVVLQGEHWTAFVPFAARWPIEVHLLPHRQVPDFAALDDDERDELAPLYLRLLRGVDALYDSPTPYIAAWHQAPVHVGRDTVRLHLQLTSPRRAADKLKFLAGSESAMGAWIGDVPPETAAERLRAAIEGVVL, encoded by the coding sequence ATGCCTGAGTTCCCGACCGTGCCCGTCCGCCCCGAACCCCTCGGCGCGGGCGTCGTGAAGCGGTCCACGCGCCTCGCCGACGGTCGCGAGCTGATCTACTTCGACGACCCCGACACGACGCTCGGCGACGAGCGCGGCGTCGACACCCGCGACCTCGGCCCCCGCCCCGAGACCGCCACCATGCGGCAGGACGTGCTCACCGGCGACTGGGTCTCGGTCGCGGCCGCGCGCCAGAACCGCGCCTTCCTTCCCCCGGCCGAGCTCGACCCGCTCGCGCCGCAGACGCCGACGAACCCGTCCGAGATCCCCTCGCGCTACGACGTCGCCGTGTTCGAGAACAAGTCGCCGTCGTTCGGGCCCGCCCTCGCGGATGCCGTCGGCGATCTCCCCGTCGCCGCCGACGCCCCCCGCGACCTCGACGACCTCAGCCACCTCGGCCTCGGCCGCACCCGCACGAGCGTCGGCCGGTGCGAGGTCGTGTGCTTCTCGCCCGACCACGCCGGCTCGTTCGGCACGCAGACCGTCACCCGCGCGCGCACCGTCATCGAGGCGTGGGCCGACCGCACCGCCGCCCTGTCCGCCCTTCCCGGCGTGCAGCAGGTGTTCCCGTTCGAGAACCGCGGCGAGGCGATCGGGGTCACGCTCCACCACCCGCACGGACAGATCTACTCCTACCCGTACATCACGCCCCGCACGACGCGACTGCTCGACTCGATCGACCGCACCGCTCCCGACCTGTTCCAGCGCATCCTCGAGTTCGAGCAGGAGGGTCCGCGGGTGGTGCTGCAGGGCGAGCACTGGACCGCGTTCGTCCCGTTCGCCGCACGCTGGCCGATCGAGGTGCACCTGCTCCCCCACCGTCAGGTGCCCGACTTCGCCGCCCTCGACGACGACGAACGCGACGAGCTCGCCCCGCTCTACCTGCGTCTCCTCCGCGGTGTCGATGCGCTCTACGACTCCCCCACGCCGTACATCGCGGCGTGGCACCAGGCACCTGTGCACGTCGGACGCGACACCGTGCGCCTCCACCTGCAGTTGACGAGCCCGCGTCGCGCCGCCGACAAGCTCAAGTTCCTCGCCGGCTCGGAGTCGGCCATGGGCGCCTGGATCGGCGACGTCCCGCCCGAGACCGCCGCCGAGCGCCTCCGCGCCGCCATCGAAGGAGTCGTCCTGTGA
- the galK gene encoding galactokinase, with product MTTATALFHDLTGAAPHGVWSSPGRVNLIGEHTDYNDGFVFPFAIDHRTSVALGLRDDARIRVVSTFDPVPVEVALADLDTLFPARRDEIVEWARYPLGVAWALLRDADVDAVSGVDLVFASDVPVGAGLSSSAAIEGATASALNDVWQLGRDRVALAQAGRLAENEAVGAPTGIMDQMASMLGRADAAIFLDCRSLEADVVDLGFAAAELELVVIDTGVKHAHSTGGYGERRAACERGAEIMGVAALRDLSPADLARAEELMDDVTFRRVRHVVTEDQRVLDTVETLRREGPRAIGHLLDASHASMRDDFEISVPELDLAVDTARAAGAVGARMTGGGFGGAAIALVDQARVAEVGVAVERAFAAAGFTAPHIFTVRPSEGARRDA from the coding sequence GTGACCACCGCCACCGCCCTGTTCCACGACCTCACCGGCGCCGCCCCGCACGGCGTCTGGTCCTCGCCCGGTCGGGTCAACCTCATCGGCGAGCACACCGACTACAACGACGGCTTCGTCTTCCCCTTCGCGATCGACCACCGTACCTCGGTCGCCCTCGGGCTGCGCGACGACGCCCGCATCCGTGTCGTGTCGACGTTCGACCCGGTGCCCGTCGAAGTGGCCCTCGCCGACCTCGACACCCTCTTCCCCGCCCGGCGTGACGAGATCGTCGAGTGGGCACGGTACCCCCTGGGGGTCGCCTGGGCGCTGCTGCGGGATGCCGATGTCGACGCGGTCTCCGGGGTCGACCTCGTCTTCGCCTCCGACGTCCCCGTCGGCGCAGGACTGTCGTCGTCCGCCGCGATCGAAGGCGCCACGGCATCCGCGCTCAACGACGTGTGGCAGCTGGGGCGCGACCGGGTCGCGCTCGCGCAGGCCGGTCGCCTCGCCGAGAACGAGGCGGTCGGGGCGCCCACCGGGATCATGGACCAGATGGCATCCATGCTGGGTCGCGCCGATGCGGCGATCTTCCTCGACTGCCGCTCCCTCGAGGCCGACGTCGTCGACCTGGGCTTCGCCGCGGCCGAGCTGGAGCTCGTCGTGATCGACACCGGCGTGAAGCACGCGCACTCGACCGGCGGCTACGGCGAGCGCCGCGCCGCGTGCGAGCGCGGGGCCGAGATCATGGGCGTCGCGGCGCTGCGCGACCTGTCGCCGGCCGACCTGGCCCGTGCGGAGGAGCTCATGGACGACGTGACGTTCCGACGGGTGCGCCACGTCGTCACCGAGGACCAGCGCGTGCTCGACACGGTCGAGACGCTCCGCCGTGAAGGACCGCGGGCGATCGGCCACCTGCTCGACGCGTCGCACGCCTCGATGCGCGACGACTTCGAGATCTCGGTGCCCGAGCTCGACCTCGCCGTCGACACCGCCCGGGCTGCCGGCGCCGTCGGGGCGCGCATGACCGGCGGAGGCTTCGGGGGCGCGGCGATCGCGCTCGTCGACCAGGCGCGCGTCGCCGAGGTCGGTGTCGCCGTGGAGCGGGCTTTCGCCGCGGCCGGCTTCACCGCCCCGCACATCTTCACGGTGCGTCCGTCCGAGGGCGCCCGCCGCGACGCCTGA
- a CDS encoding LacI family DNA-binding transcriptional regulator → MGDVAAAAGVSAQTVSRVVNASPRVDPATRARVEDAMALLGYQVNRAARALRTGRSHTIGVVVATLASVGNSRMLEAVAASAARRGFALTVVTLAGSDGVADAFAQLHEQGVDGAIVLNEATAIAGDAPVPAGLRIVAVDAPRPRESDDAATPFPTVQSDHAGGAAAATAHLLGRGHATVFHLAGPTTSFAAGERERGWRETLAAAGAPAPDPLRGDWTAASGFAAGARLAALPGVTAVFAANDQMALGLVRALSEAGRTVGDDVLVVGFDDVADAADFRPPLTTVRQDFDALGEAAVTSLVAAIGGAAPAHVTLPATLVRRASA, encoded by the coding sequence ATGGGCGACGTCGCGGCGGCGGCCGGCGTCTCCGCCCAGACCGTGTCCCGCGTCGTCAACGCCAGTCCACGCGTCGACCCCGCCACGCGAGCCCGGGTGGAGGATGCCATGGCGCTTCTCGGCTACCAGGTCAACCGCGCCGCGCGGGCTCTGCGCACGGGGCGCTCTCACACGATCGGCGTGGTCGTGGCGACCCTCGCTTCCGTCGGCAACTCCCGCATGCTCGAGGCGGTCGCGGCATCCGCTGCCCGCCGAGGCTTCGCGCTCACCGTCGTCACCCTCGCCGGGTCCGACGGTGTGGCCGACGCGTTCGCGCAGCTCCACGAGCAGGGCGTCGACGGGGCGATCGTGCTCAACGAGGCGACGGCCATCGCGGGCGACGCGCCCGTGCCTGCGGGGCTGCGGATCGTCGCCGTCGACGCGCCGCGCCCGCGCGAGTCCGACGACGCCGCCACGCCGTTCCCGACGGTGCAGTCCGACCACGCCGGCGGCGCTGCTGCCGCCACGGCGCACCTCCTCGGCCGAGGGCACGCGACCGTGTTCCACCTCGCGGGGCCGACGACGTCGTTCGCTGCCGGCGAGCGCGAGCGCGGCTGGCGGGAGACGCTCGCCGCCGCCGGAGCACCGGCTCCCGATCCGCTCCGGGGCGACTGGACGGCGGCCTCCGGCTTCGCCGCCGGCGCGCGGCTGGCGGCTCTCCCCGGTGTGACGGCGGTCTTCGCCGCCAACGATCAGATGGCGCTGGGACTCGTGCGGGCGCTGTCCGAGGCGGGTCGCACGGTGGGTGACGACGTGCTCGTGGTCGGGTTCGACGACGTCGCGGATGCCGCGGACTTCCGCCCGCCGCTGACCACCGTCCGTCAGGACTTCGACGCGCTGGGCGAAGCGGCCGTCACGTCGCTCGTCGCGGCGATCGGCGGCGCCGCGCCCGCGCACGTGACGCTCCCGGCCACGCTCGTGCGGCGCGCGTCGGCCTGA
- a CDS encoding site-specific DNA-methyltransferase, producing the protein MEIHHGDNLAVARGLPDGSFTLVYLDPPFNTGRTQGKAVESAVRGAREASATPSDREAESAAPAEIGAAAADDPADRRSSPPSAATRAPVKAGFRGASYARLRGDLRAYDDRFDDYWDFLEPRLREAWRLLADDGTLYLHLDYREAHYAKVLLDALFGRECFLNELIWAYDYGAKSRRRWPTKHDTILVYVKDPARYWFDSDAVDREPYMAPGLVTPEKAARGKLPTDVWWHTIVPTGGREKTGYPTQKPEGILRRIVQASSRPGDRVLDLFAGSGTTGAVAAALGRDAVLVDSNPEAIAVMRRRLPAATVR; encoded by the coding sequence GTGGAGATCCACCACGGCGACAACCTGGCCGTCGCGCGGGGCCTGCCGGACGGCTCCTTCACCCTCGTGTACCTCGATCCGCCGTTCAATACGGGCCGCACGCAGGGCAAGGCGGTCGAAAGTGCCGTCCGTGGCGCGCGCGAGGCGTCGGCAACTCCTTCAGATCGGGAGGCCGAGTCGGCGGCGCCCGCGGAAATCGGGGCCGCTGCGGCGGACGACCCCGCGGATCGAAGGAGTTCGCCACCGTCCGCCGCGACGCGAGCCCCGGTGAAGGCCGGATTCCGCGGTGCGAGCTACGCGCGGCTGCGCGGCGACCTGCGGGCCTACGACGACCGGTTCGACGACTACTGGGACTTCCTCGAGCCGCGGCTGCGCGAAGCGTGGCGGCTCCTCGCCGACGACGGAACCCTGTACCTCCACCTCGACTACCGCGAGGCGCACTACGCGAAGGTGCTGCTGGACGCGCTCTTCGGCCGGGAGTGCTTCCTCAACGAGCTCATCTGGGCGTACGACTACGGCGCGAAGAGCCGCCGCCGCTGGCCCACCAAGCACGACACGATCCTCGTCTACGTGAAAGACCCGGCGCGGTACTGGTTCGACTCGGATGCCGTCGACCGCGAGCCCTACATGGCCCCCGGTCTCGTGACCCCCGAGAAGGCCGCGCGCGGCAAGCTCCCCACCGACGTGTGGTGGCACACGATCGTTCCCACGGGCGGACGCGAGAAGACGGGCTATCCCACGCAGAAGCCCGAAGGCATCCTGCGCCGGATCGTGCAGGCGTCGAGCCGTCCGGGCGATCGCGTGCTGGACCTCTTCGCCGGGAGCGGCACCACCGGTGCCGTCGCCGCCGCGCTCGGACGCGACGCGGTGCTCGTCGACAGCAACCCCGAGGCGATCGCCGTCATGCGTCGCCGCCTCCCCGCGGCCACCGTCCGCTGA
- a CDS encoding MarR family transcriptional regulator, with protein sequence MSTTDPTPDTPLASDFRMATFRLARRLRSERAVDTMSDGQFAVLAALKVHGPHTLSELADRERVSAPSMNRTVNFLEESGYLTRTADEDDRRKVNISLTDAGLAVVEETVRRRDSWLEHALEALDPAERDVLARAAAIMREVASR encoded by the coding sequence ATGAGCACCACAGACCCCACCCCCGATACCCCTCTCGCCTCCGATTTCCGTATGGCCACCTTCCGGTTGGCCCGGCGTCTGCGCTCGGAGCGCGCCGTCGACACGATGAGCGACGGCCAGTTCGCCGTCCTCGCCGCCCTCAAGGTCCACGGGCCGCACACGCTCAGCGAGCTCGCCGACCGCGAGCGCGTCTCCGCACCGTCGATGAACCGCACCGTCAACTTCCTCGAGGAGTCGGGCTACCTCACCCGCACGGCCGATGAGGACGACCGCCGCAAGGTGAACATCAGCCTGACGGATGCCGGACTCGCCGTCGTCGAGGAGACGGTGCGCCGCCGCGACTCCTGGCTGGAGCACGCCCTCGAGGCCCTCGACCCCGCCGAGCGCGACGTCCTCGCCCGTGCAGCGGCGATCATGCGGGAGGTGGCGTCGCGATGA
- a CDS encoding alpha/beta hydrolase, whose product MAYITVGTENSTDVEIFYTDQGEGQPVVLIHGFPLDGESWGKQQAALLDAGYRVIAYDRRGFGASSKAGSGYDYDTFAADLHALIEDLDLTDAILVGFSMGTGEIARYLSRYGAGRIAKAAFLGSLEPFLLITDDNPDGAGPQEFFDGIAQSVRDDRHAFLTGFFRDFYNLDDTLGDRISQEALDASVATARRAGNTAIAAAPLTWPTDFRTDIPAVTVPTLILHGTADNILPIDKTARKFRELLPEATYVEIEGAPHGLLWTHGAEVNAALLEFLDD is encoded by the coding sequence GTGGCGTACATCACCGTGGGCACCGAGAACTCGACCGACGTCGAGATCTTCTACACCGACCAGGGCGAGGGGCAGCCGGTCGTCCTGATCCACGGCTTCCCGCTGGACGGGGAGTCGTGGGGCAAGCAGCAGGCGGCACTCCTGGATGCCGGATACCGCGTCATCGCGTACGACCGGCGCGGATTCGGTGCGTCGTCGAAGGCCGGTTCCGGATACGACTACGACACGTTCGCCGCCGACCTCCACGCGCTGATCGAAGACCTCGACCTGACCGACGCCATCCTCGTCGGCTTCTCGATGGGCACCGGTGAGATCGCGCGCTACCTGTCGCGCTACGGGGCAGGACGCATCGCGAAGGCCGCGTTCCTCGGGTCGCTCGAGCCGTTCCTGCTCATCACGGACGACAACCCCGACGGCGCCGGCCCTCAGGAGTTCTTCGACGGCATCGCGCAGTCGGTGCGCGACGACCGCCACGCGTTCCTCACGGGCTTCTTCCGCGACTTCTACAACCTCGACGACACCCTCGGCGACCGCATCTCGCAGGAAGCTCTCGACGCGTCGGTCGCCACCGCGCGCCGCGCGGGCAACACGGCGATCGCCGCGGCGCCCCTCACGTGGCCGACGGACTTCCGCACCGACATCCCCGCCGTCACCGTGCCGACCCTCATCCTCCACGGCACGGCCGACAACATCCTGCCGATCGACAAGACGGCGCGGAAGTTCCGCGAGCTCCTCCCCGAGGCGACCTACGTCGAGATCGAGGGCGCCCCGCACGGGCTGCTGTGGACGCACGGCGCCGAGGTCAACGCGGCGCTCCTGGAGTTCCTCGACGACTGA
- the galE gene encoding UDP-glucose 4-epimerase GalE gives MSWLVTGGAGYIGAHIVRALTAADMSPVVLDNESSGRATFVPEGVPYVRGSILDKQLLVDTMRAHEVVGVIHVAAYKYAGVSVQRPLHTYEQNVEGTRVVLAAMEEAGVSRLVFSSSAAVYGTPDVPLVTEDLPKRPASPYGESKLIGEWLIRDQAVATASSDAPLRHTSLRYFNVVGSSDPSVYDVSPHNLFPLVYEALIEGRTPKIFGDDYDTPDGTNVRDYVHIGDIAAAHVVAAQRLAAGQPVEPAYNLGSKNGLSVREIMDAMARVTGIDFTPEIGPRRAGDPDRIVATGELAARDLDWKNRYTVDEMVRSGWEARRAAG, from the coding sequence ATGAGCTGGCTCGTCACCGGAGGTGCCGGATACATCGGCGCCCACATCGTCCGCGCGCTGACGGCGGCGGACATGTCGCCCGTCGTCCTCGACAACGAGTCGAGCGGGCGGGCGACCTTCGTCCCGGAGGGCGTGCCGTACGTGCGCGGCTCGATCCTCGACAAGCAGCTCCTGGTCGACACGATGCGCGCCCACGAGGTGGTCGGTGTCATCCACGTCGCGGCCTACAAGTACGCGGGCGTCTCGGTGCAGCGCCCGCTCCACACCTACGAGCAGAACGTCGAGGGCACCCGCGTCGTGCTCGCCGCGATGGAGGAGGCCGGCGTGAGCCGCCTCGTCTTCTCCTCCAGCGCCGCCGTCTACGGCACCCCCGATGTGCCGCTCGTGACGGAAGACCTGCCGAAGCGTCCGGCATCCCCGTACGGCGAGTCCAAGCTCATCGGCGAGTGGCTCATCCGCGACCAGGCGGTCGCCACGGCATCCTCCGACGCGCCGCTGCGCCACACGTCGCTGCGGTACTTCAACGTCGTCGGATCGAGCGACCCCTCGGTCTACGACGTCAGCCCCCACAACCTGTTCCCGCTCGTCTACGAGGCGCTCATCGAGGGGCGCACGCCGAAGATCTTCGGCGACGACTACGACACCCCCGACGGCACCAACGTCCGCGACTACGTGCACATCGGCGACATCGCCGCCGCCCACGTCGTCGCCGCACAGCGCCTCGCCGCGGGGCAGCCGGTCGAGCCCGCCTACAACCTCGGCTCCAAGAACGGCCTGTCCGTGCGAGAGATCATGGATGCCATGGCCCGCGTGACCGGCATCGACTTCACGCCAGAGATCGGACCGCGCCGGGCCGGCGACCCCGACCGCATCGTCGCGACCGGCGAGCTCGCCGCACGCGACCTGGACTGGAAGAACCGGTACACGGTCGACGAGATGGTGCGTTCGGGCTGGGAAGCTCGCCGCGCCGCCGGCTGA
- a CDS encoding alpha/beta hydrolase: MPELAEERTYTDAHGIRIVYDVRPADGTPRGVVQLLHGVGEHAGRYAALIAALAGAGFTVYADDHRGHGRTGLAQHGGDHTRLGRLGKGGMPATLAACRQLTDIIRDENPGLPLILLGHSWGSFLAQMLVNDRPEAYDALVLSGSALRWPGTLNSGDLNAPWKDREATGTEWLSSDLTVGAAFLADPLTTSEPLLKLFGVVDAARLFGRPRRDLGHDLPVLLMVGQDDTVGGPRSVHKLADAYRTRSGLTDVTTLVYPGARHEIFNETMQADVRADLLAWLDARFARR; this comes from the coding sequence ATGCCCGAACTCGCCGAAGAGCGGACCTACACCGACGCCCACGGCATCCGGATCGTCTACGACGTCCGACCCGCCGACGGCACGCCGCGCGGGGTCGTGCAGCTGCTGCACGGCGTGGGGGAGCACGCCGGGCGTTACGCCGCGCTGATCGCCGCGCTCGCCGGCGCCGGATTCACCGTCTACGCAGACGACCATCGCGGCCACGGTCGCACGGGACTCGCGCAGCACGGCGGCGACCACACCAGACTCGGACGTCTCGGCAAGGGTGGGATGCCGGCGACCCTCGCGGCCTGCCGACAGCTCACCGACATCATCCGCGACGAGAACCCCGGGCTGCCGCTCATCCTGCTCGGCCATTCGTGGGGATCGTTCCTCGCCCAGATGCTCGTGAACGACCGGCCCGAGGCCTACGACGCGCTCGTGCTGTCGGGGTCGGCGCTGCGCTGGCCGGGCACCCTCAACTCGGGCGACCTCAACGCGCCGTGGAAGGACCGCGAAGCCACCGGCACCGAGTGGCTCTCCAGCGACCTCACCGTCGGCGCAGCCTTCCTGGCAGACCCGCTCACCACCTCCGAACCGCTCCTGAAACTCTTCGGCGTGGTCGACGCCGCGCGCCTGTTCGGCCGGCCCCGCCGCGACCTCGGCCACGACCTGCCCGTGCTGCTCATGGTCGGGCAGGACGACACGGTCGGCGGTCCGCGCAGCGTCCACAAACTCGCCGACGCCTACCGCACCCGCTCGGGCCTCACCGATGTGACGACCCTCGTCTACCCGGGCGCCCGGCACGAGATCTTCAACGAGACGATGCAGGCCGACGTGCGCGCCGACCTGCTCGCCTGGCTCGACGCCCGCTTCGCGCGGCGCTGA